In Glandiceps talaboti chromosome 6, keGlaTala1.1, whole genome shotgun sequence, one DNA window encodes the following:
- the LOC144436845 gene encoding uncharacterized protein LOC144436845 — protein sequence MSIKLVIDCDAGIDDAQAIMMAVSRPNVEILAITCVKGNVAVRQVCRNVLKVLDACDQLQKIPVYQGAESPLISRDDLKPTDFHGKDGLGNVPFIETPGDQYVSDGHAVNKLIELVKLHPGELTIVALGPLTNLALAQRLYPDFSKRVKMISVMGGNIEGVGNIAISAEFNFFMDVEAAHIILNDFQCPLYISSWELCLKSCVEYSVKEGRLILTQAYGSAISDPNGLCPNAIKQ from the exons ATGTCAATCAAACTAGTGATCGACTGCGATGCTGGAATCGACGATGCACAGGCCATAATGATGGCTGTATCGAGGCCTAACGTAGAGATACTAGCAATCACCTGTGTTAAAGGTAACGTGGCAGTACGACAAGTTTGTAGAAATGTACTCAAAGTTTTGGATGCGTGTGATCAACTTCAGAAG ATCCCCGTATATCAAGGAGCGGAATCACCCCTTATTAGCAGAGACGACCTGAAACCAACTGATTTTCATGGCAAAGATGGTCTAGGAAATGTGCCATTCATTGAAACACCTGGCGATCAGTACGTATCAGATGGTCATGCTGTCAACAAGTTAATCGAATTGGTAAAACTACATCCAGGGGAACTGACCATCGTTGCTCTGGGACCTTTAACGAATTTGGCTTTAGCTCAAAGATTGTACCCTGATTTCAGTAAACGTGTCAAAATGATCAGTGTAATGGGAGGAAACATAGAAG GTGTTGGAAACATAGCAATATCAGCAGAATTTAATTTCTTTATGGATGTGGAAGCTGCTCATATAATACTGAATGATTTCCAGTGTCCGCTGTATATTTCCAGCTGGGAGCTGTGTCTTAAATCTTGTGTTGAATAT AGTGTtaaagaaggtcgacttattcttaCGCAAGCCTATGGTAGTGCCATTTCGGATCCAAATGGTCTTTGCCCTAACGCTATAAAGCAATAG